From the genome of Hymenobacter cellulosilyticus, one region includes:
- a CDS encoding response regulator transcription factor: MATVSRSVHIALLDDHALFRQGLRYILQSLPYVETVVEAATFAELLAHCRQRLPDVLLLDLQMPEVDGAEATRLLLAEFPDLKIIVLSMFSADKFITQMMKLGVRSYLPKDSDQEQLSQALEAVLLTGHHFTPSISRALMRAVQHPTRQQPTTLPHLVQLTPRELEVLHRICQGRKASEIADELFLSRRTVEGHRQNLLEKTGAPNSAGLVVYAAQHGLLPE, translated from the coding sequence ATGGCTACTGTTTCGCGTTCCGTTCACATTGCTTTGCTCGACGACCACGCCCTGTTTCGCCAGGGGCTGCGCTACATTCTGCAGTCGTTGCCATACGTGGAAACGGTGGTAGAAGCCGCCACGTTTGCCGAGCTGCTGGCTCATTGCCGGCAGCGTCTGCCCGACGTGCTCCTGCTGGATCTGCAGATGCCGGAAGTAGATGGAGCCGAGGCTACCCGTTTGCTGCTGGCCGAGTTTCCGGACCTAAAAATCATTGTGCTGTCGATGTTTTCGGCCGATAAGTTTATCACCCAGATGATGAAGCTGGGGGTGCGCAGTTACCTGCCCAAAGACTCGGACCAGGAGCAGCTAAGCCAGGCCCTGGAGGCGGTACTGCTCACGGGGCACCACTTCACCCCGAGCATTTCGCGGGCTCTGATGCGGGCCGTGCAGCACCCCACCCGGCAGCAACCCACCACGCTGCCCCACCTCGTGCAGCTTACCCCGCGGGAGCTGGAGGTGCTGCACCGCATCTGTCAGGGCCGTAAAGCCTCCGAAATTGCCGATGAGCTGTTTTTGAGCCGGCGGACGGTGGAAGGACACCGCCAGAATTTGCTGGAAAAAACCGGCGCGCCCAACTCCGCGGGCCTGGTCGTGTATGCCGCCCAGCACGGTTTGCTGCCGGAGTAG
- a CDS encoding M3 family metallopeptidase: MAWEGPYGGVPPFDKVQVAQFKPAIEAGMAQNLAEIQAIASNKQAPTFDNTIAALERAGQRLDEIQTIYGIWSGSLSTPDIQAIQREMAPRMAAFGDQINQNEALFKRIEAVYNSPDKKKLTPEQQRLTWIYYNNFVRSGAKLDAKAKTRLSAINQQLAGLFTRFSQNVLADEQDSVLVLKTPADLAGLSTSLQADAAAAATSRKISGAAGVITNTRSSVEPFLTYSDQRKLREKAWRMFYNRGDNGGAHDNNAIISEILQLRAERAKLLGYATHAHWRLDNTMAKTPEAAMQLMEQVWTPAVARAKEEVADMQALAKKEGAGADFKIEPWDYRYYAEKVRKQRYDLDQNEVKQYLQLDKMREGMFWVAGELFNFSFSPVTNVPVYHPDVKVWEVKDKTSGKHIGLWYFDPYARPGKRSGAWMNAYRNQQRLDGNVTTIVSNNSNFVKGKDGEPTLISWTDATTLFHEFGHALHGLSSNVTYPTLSGTSVVRDYVEFPSQLLENWLPTPQVLNRFALHYQTGKPIPQALVDRIEKASTFNQGFETTEFLASALIDMKLHLAGSQKIDADRFERETLTQMGMPREIVMRHRTPQFSHVFSSDGYSAGYYSYLWSVVLASDAYSAFTEAGGPYDKAVGKRLTDNVFSVGNTIDPADGYRKFRGRDPKIDALMKERGFPVKNTTAKPAPAKKAPAKKS, translated from the coding sequence ATGGCCTGGGAAGGCCCTTACGGCGGCGTGCCGCCCTTCGATAAGGTGCAGGTAGCCCAGTTCAAGCCCGCCATTGAAGCCGGCATGGCCCAGAACCTGGCCGAAATCCAGGCCATTGCCTCCAACAAGCAGGCCCCGACCTTCGACAACACCATTGCTGCTCTGGAGCGGGCCGGGCAGCGCCTCGACGAAATTCAGACCATTTACGGCATCTGGTCGGGCTCCCTGAGCACGCCCGACATCCAGGCTATTCAGCGCGAAATGGCCCCGCGCATGGCTGCTTTCGGCGACCAGATCAACCAGAACGAAGCCCTGTTCAAGCGCATCGAGGCCGTGTACAACTCGCCCGACAAGAAGAAGCTCACCCCCGAGCAGCAGCGCCTGACCTGGATTTACTACAACAACTTCGTGCGCTCGGGCGCCAAGCTCGACGCCAAGGCCAAAACCCGCTTGTCGGCCATCAACCAGCAGCTGGCGGGCCTGTTCACGCGCTTTAGCCAGAACGTGCTGGCCGACGAGCAGGACTCGGTGCTGGTGCTCAAGACGCCGGCCGACCTGGCTGGGCTTTCCACTTCGCTGCAGGCGGATGCCGCCGCGGCTGCCACTAGCCGCAAGATTTCGGGTGCGGCCGGGGTCATTACCAACACTCGTTCCAGCGTGGAGCCCTTCCTGACTTACTCCGACCAGCGCAAGCTGCGCGAGAAGGCCTGGCGCATGTTCTACAACCGCGGCGACAACGGCGGGGCCCACGACAACAACGCCATTATCAGCGAGATTCTGCAGCTGCGGGCCGAGCGGGCCAAGCTGCTGGGCTATGCCACCCACGCCCATTGGCGCCTCGACAACACCATGGCTAAAACGCCCGAAGCCGCCATGCAGCTTATGGAGCAGGTTTGGACGCCGGCCGTAGCCCGCGCCAAGGAGGAAGTGGCCGACATGCAGGCCCTGGCCAAGAAAGAGGGAGCCGGCGCCGACTTCAAAATCGAGCCCTGGGATTACCGCTACTATGCCGAGAAAGTGCGCAAGCAGCGCTACGACCTCGACCAGAACGAAGTGAAACAGTACCTGCAGCTGGACAAAATGCGGGAAGGCATGTTCTGGGTGGCTGGCGAGCTGTTCAACTTCTCGTTCTCGCCCGTGACCAACGTGCCCGTGTACCACCCCGACGTGAAAGTCTGGGAGGTAAAAGACAAGACCAGCGGCAAGCACATCGGCCTGTGGTACTTCGACCCCTACGCCCGGCCCGGCAAACGCTCGGGAGCCTGGATGAACGCCTACCGCAACCAGCAGCGCCTCGACGGCAACGTGACAACCATCGTGTCGAACAACTCCAACTTCGTGAAAGGCAAGGACGGGGAGCCCACGCTCATTTCCTGGACCGACGCCACCACCCTGTTCCACGAGTTTGGCCACGCCCTGCACGGCCTATCCTCAAATGTAACCTACCCTACCCTCTCGGGCACCAGCGTGGTGCGCGACTACGTCGAATTCCCCTCCCAGCTGCTCGAAAACTGGCTGCCCACGCCCCAGGTGCTCAACCGCTTTGCCCTGCACTACCAGACCGGCAAGCCGATTCCGCAAGCATTAGTCGACCGGATTGAGAAGGCCTCTACCTTCAACCAGGGCTTCGAAACCACCGAGTTTCTGGCCAGCGCCCTGATTGACATGAAGCTGCATTTGGCCGGCTCCCAGAAGATTGACGCCGACAGGTTTGAGCGCGAAACCCTGACCCAGATGGGCATGCCCCGCGAAATCGTGATGCGCCACCGCACCCCGCAGTTCTCGCACGTCTTCTCTTCGGATGGCTACTCGGCCGGTTACTACAGCTACCTGTGGTCGGTGGTACTGGCCTCGGATGCCTACTCGGCCTTCACCGAAGCCGGCGGCCCCTACGACAAAGCCGTGGGCAAGCGCCTGACCGACAACGTCTTCTCCGTGGGCAATACCATCGACCCGGCCGACGGGTACCGCAAGTTCCGGGGCCGCGACCCGAAAATCGACGCCCTGATGAAGGAGCGCGGCTTCCCGGTGAAAAATACTACCGCTAAGCCCGCTCCAGCCAAAAAAGCCCCGGCCAAGAAAAGCTAA
- a CDS encoding leucine-rich repeat domain-containing protein produces MHTLEQLRSGALAGTTRLDLSCGLTEFPREIFDLADTLEILNLSGNRLSALPADLGRLGKLRILFCSDNLFTEVPAVLGECKQLSMVGFKANQIHTLPGAALPPKLRWLILTDNQLRELPAEIGNCPQLQKLMLAGNQLTALPETLRNCHRLELLRLAANYLPELPAWLLTMPRLTWLAYAGNPFGEGAQAQAEMQHPIREIAWTELEVGRLLGEGASG; encoded by the coding sequence ATGCACACCCTTGAACAGCTGCGCAGCGGGGCTCTGGCCGGCACCACTCGCCTCGACCTTTCCTGCGGCCTCACCGAATTTCCCCGCGAAATCTTTGACCTGGCCGACACGCTGGAAATCCTGAATCTGTCGGGCAACCGGCTTTCCGCCTTGCCTGCCGATTTGGGCCGGCTCGGCAAACTGCGCATCCTGTTTTGCTCCGACAACCTGTTTACCGAGGTGCCGGCCGTGCTCGGGGAGTGTAAGCAGCTAAGCATGGTAGGCTTCAAGGCTAACCAGATTCATACCCTGCCCGGCGCGGCTCTGCCACCCAAGCTGCGCTGGCTGATCTTGACCGACAACCAGCTGCGAGAGCTGCCGGCCGAAATTGGCAACTGCCCGCAGCTGCAAAAGCTGATGCTGGCTGGCAACCAGCTCACGGCTTTACCCGAAACGTTGCGCAACTGCCACCGCCTGGAGCTGCTGCGCCTGGCCGCCAATTACCTGCCTGAGTTGCCGGCTTGGCTGCTGACAATGCCCCGCCTGACCTGGCTAGCCTATGCCGGCAACCCGTTCGGCGAGGGCGCGCAGGCCCAGGCAGAAATGCAGCATCCTATTCGGGAAATAGCCTGGACCGAGCTAGAAGTGGGTCGGCTGCTGGGTGAGGGCGCGTCGGGGTAA
- a CDS encoding protein kinase domain-containing protein: MLELIPPEFRILAGPPSFETCTRDVYAPGTRFSLETTLRIARGVASAVAHLHQRGILHGDLYAHNILTSPTGAARLSDFGAASFFDPATAVGAGLQRLEVRAFGCLLEELLAHCEAAEADAEAIRKLRELQQRCVSPLGEARPLLAEIERELAKV; the protein is encoded by the coding sequence GTGCTGGAATTAATTCCGCCCGAGTTCCGGATTCTGGCCGGGCCGCCCAGCTTCGAAACCTGCACCCGCGACGTGTACGCGCCGGGCACCCGCTTCAGTCTGGAAACCACCCTGCGCATTGCGCGCGGCGTGGCTTCGGCGGTGGCTCACCTACACCAGCGCGGCATTCTGCACGGCGACTTATACGCCCACAACATCCTGACTTCTCCAACGGGTGCGGCCCGGCTCAGCGATTTTGGGGCGGCCAGCTTCTTCGACCCGGCAACGGCTGTGGGTGCCGGGCTGCAGCGCCTGGAAGTGCGGGCTTTCGGCTGCCTGCTGGAAGAACTGCTGGCTCATTGCGAAGCGGCGGAGGCAGATGCCGAGGCCATCCGGAAGCTGCGGGAGCTGCAGCAACGGTGCGTAAGTCCGCTGGGTGAGGCGCGGCCGTTGCTGGCCGAAATAGAGCGGGAGCTGGCAAAGGTGTAG
- a CDS encoding acyl-CoA synthetase has product MQDYFQEFQRLTEAGDYAALAQLPVPKPEYFNWTSDIFEGLHTARQPEKEALVLIGDDGTEQRFTYAELSRAANQLLGFWRGQKVEAGQAVLLMVPVVPELWLTYLAGIKGGQVLIPTATIMAVPDLAYRFSRLLPAVVIADYENAEKIDQAEALHGQPIPLKMLVGADTRPGWVSFPVPAAALETVEPAPTRADDPLFLFFTSGTTGQPKIVTHTHFSYPVGHLSTAAWIGVRASDIHCNISQAGWAKFAWSSFFAPLSVGATLLVYRQTGKFAAPPLLRTLEQQGVTTFCAPPTVLRLLILEDLTQYRFSFRECVSAGEPLNPEVIEAWQRGTGVLIRDGYGQTESTAMVYNLPGSRVQLGSMGQPSFLYDVVIADDEGRVLLDTEEGHIAVRMDSGRPNGIFKEYFGEPERGASVFRHGLYYTGDKAYRSPDGYLWFVGRDDDVIKSSDYRVGPFEVESALVEHPAVVEAAVVGSPHPIKGHEIKAYVLLHPDSTAGEALATELFAFCRAQLAPYKMPRILEFVTELPKTISGKIRRVELRAQEAQRHQSGARGEQEYFYSKPQ; this is encoded by the coding sequence ATGCAAGACTATTTCCAGGAATTCCAGCGCCTGACCGAGGCCGGTGACTACGCCGCGCTGGCGCAGTTGCCGGTGCCCAAGCCCGAATACTTCAACTGGACCTCCGACATTTTCGAGGGGCTGCATACGGCCCGGCAGCCGGAAAAAGAGGCTCTGGTGCTCATCGGCGACGACGGGACGGAGCAGCGCTTCACCTACGCCGAGCTAAGCCGCGCGGCCAACCAGCTGCTGGGTTTCTGGCGCGGGCAGAAAGTGGAAGCCGGGCAGGCTGTGCTGCTGATGGTGCCCGTGGTGCCCGAGCTCTGGCTGACCTACCTGGCTGGCATCAAGGGCGGGCAGGTGCTGATTCCGACGGCTACTATTATGGCCGTGCCCGATCTGGCCTACCGCTTCAGCCGCCTGCTGCCCGCCGTGGTCATTGCCGACTATGAAAACGCCGAGAAGATTGACCAGGCCGAAGCCCTGCACGGCCAGCCCATACCGCTGAAAATGCTGGTGGGTGCCGATACCCGGCCCGGCTGGGTGAGCTTCCCGGTTCCGGCCGCGGCTCTGGAAACCGTCGAGCCGGCCCCAACCCGTGCCGACGACCCGCTGTTCTTGTTTTTCACCTCAGGTACCACGGGTCAGCCCAAAATTGTGACCCACACCCACTTTTCCTACCCGGTGGGCCACCTGAGCACCGCCGCCTGGATTGGGGTGCGGGCCTCGGATATACACTGCAATATTTCCCAGGCCGGCTGGGCCAAGTTTGCCTGGAGCAGCTTTTTCGCGCCCCTGAGCGTGGGTGCAACCTTGCTGGTGTACCGGCAAACCGGCAAGTTTGCGGCCCCGCCCCTGCTGCGCACCTTAGAGCAGCAAGGCGTTACCACGTTTTGCGCCCCGCCTACCGTACTGCGCCTGCTCATTCTGGAAGACCTGACCCAGTACCGGTTTAGCTTCCGAGAGTGCGTCAGCGCCGGCGAGCCGCTGAATCCGGAGGTTATCGAGGCCTGGCAGCGCGGCACCGGGGTTCTGATTCGGGATGGGTACGGGCAAACGGAAAGCACGGCTATGGTGTACAATTTGCCCGGCAGCCGGGTGCAGCTGGGCTCCATGGGTCAACCGTCCTTTCTGTACGACGTGGTTATTGCTGACGACGAAGGCCGCGTGTTGCTCGACACCGAGGAAGGCCACATTGCCGTGCGCATGGACTCGGGGCGGCCCAACGGCATTTTCAAGGAGTACTTCGGGGAGCCGGAGCGCGGGGCCAGCGTGTTTCGTCACGGCCTCTACTACACCGGCGACAAAGCCTACCGCAGCCCCGACGGCTACCTCTGGTTTGTGGGTCGCGACGATGACGTAATTAAGTCCTCGGACTACCGCGTGGGCCCTTTCGAAGTGGAAAGCGCCCTGGTGGAGCACCCGGCCGTGGTCGAAGCCGCCGTGGTGGGCTCCCCGCACCCCATCAAGGGCCACGAAATCAAAGCCTACGTGCTGCTCCACCCCGATTCGACGGCCGGTGAAGCCCTGGCCACGGAGCTGTTTGCTTTCTGCCGCGCTCAGCTGGCCCCTTACAAAATGCCCCGGATTCTGGAGTTCGTAACGGAATTGCCGAAGACCATCAGCGGGAAAATCCGCCGGGTGGAGCTGCGCGCCCAGGAAGCCCAACGCCACCAGAGCGGAGCCCGGGGTGAACAGGAGTACTTTTACTCAAAGCCGCAGTAA
- the msrB gene encoding peptide-methionine (R)-S-oxide reductase MsrB encodes MLRWIDVLTFAKYGNPEPPRRVEKTEAEWAAELPPARFRVLRQHATEPPYRNAYCRSYEPGEYQCAGCGTPLFDSTTKYHAISGWPSFTQPAARGAIQYHFDESHNMQRVEVRCNVCGGHLGHVFPDGPAPAGLRYCINSESLVRVGEDEIPS; translated from the coding sequence ATGCTGCGCTGGATTGACGTTCTGACCTTTGCCAAGTACGGCAACCCCGAGCCGCCCCGGCGGGTAGAAAAGACGGAGGCCGAATGGGCCGCGGAGCTGCCGCCGGCCCGGTTTCGGGTGCTGCGGCAGCACGCCACCGAGCCTCCCTACCGCAACGCCTACTGCCGCAGCTACGAGCCGGGCGAGTACCAGTGCGCCGGCTGCGGCACGCCGCTGTTCGACTCTACCACGAAGTACCACGCCATTTCGGGCTGGCCCAGCTTCACCCAGCCCGCGGCCCGTGGTGCCATCCAGTACCACTTCGATGAAAGCCATAACATGCAGCGGGTGGAAGTGCGCTGCAACGTGTGCGGTGGCCACCTGGGCCACGTCTTCCCCGACGGACCCGCCCCGGCCGGGCTGCGCTACTGCATCAATTCGGAAAGCTTGGTGCGGGTGGGAGAAGACGAAATCCCTTCTTAA